The following are from one region of the Rhipicephalus microplus isolate Deutch F79 chromosome 1, USDA_Rmic, whole genome shotgun sequence genome:
- the LOC119178390 gene encoding uncharacterized protein LOC119178390 isoform X3 — protein sequence MKPVMWLTPFALTALTCAAIVVPASEVRASASFQENKEEAIVKAGRKLEALGHVLQGKVPESKADALRDVTDALEALATGGNALDKESSEYWVGVIIRGIAGGAVAHGIDKWRKRKG from the exons ATGAAGCCTGTTATGTGGCTCACGCCCTTCGCCCTTACAGCGTTAACGT GCGCCGCCATAGT TGTTCCCGCCAGTGAGGTTAGGGCATCAGCATCATTTCAAG AAAACAAAGAAGAAGCCATAGTAAAAGCAGGCAGGAAACTAGAAGCTCTAGGGCATGTTCTGCAGGGGAAAGTGCCTGAAAGCAAGGCCGACGCACTGCGAGATGTGACTGACGCACTCGAAGCCCTCGCCACTGGAGGCAATGCTTTGGATAAAGAGTCGTCTGAATACTGGGTTGGCGTCATCATTCGTGGAATAGCCGGGGGTGCTGTCGCCCATGGCATTGACAAGTGGAGGAAGAGGAAGGGATAA
- the LOC119178390 gene encoding uncharacterized protein LOC119178390 isoform X1, translated as MKRKHSTTGEATAVICEEVHHEACYVAHALRPYSVNVVPASEVRASASFQENKEEAIVKAGRKLEALGHVLQGKVPESKADALRDVTDALEALATGGNALDKESSEYWVGVIIRGIAGGAVAHGIDKWRKRKG; from the exons ATGAAGCGAAAGCACAGCACAACTGGAGAAGCTACGGCTGTCATTTGCGAAG AAGTTCACCATGAAGCCTGTTATGTGGCTCACGCCCTTCGCCCTTACAGCGTTAACGT TGTTCCCGCCAGTGAGGTTAGGGCATCAGCATCATTTCAAG AAAACAAAGAAGAAGCCATAGTAAAAGCAGGCAGGAAACTAGAAGCTCTAGGGCATGTTCTGCAGGGGAAAGTGCCTGAAAGCAAGGCCGACGCACTGCGAGATGTGACTGACGCACTCGAAGCCCTCGCCACTGGAGGCAATGCTTTGGATAAAGAGTCGTCTGAATACTGGGTTGGCGTCATCATTCGTGGAATAGCCGGGGGTGCTGTCGCCCATGGCATTGACAAGTGGAGGAAGAGGAAGGGATAA
- the LOC119178390 gene encoding uncharacterized protein LOC119178390 isoform X4, with protein MLFFLSFMFITGAAIVVPASEVRASASFQENKEEAIVKAGRKLEALGHVLQGKVPESKADALRDVTDALEALATGGNALDKESSEYWVGVIIRGIAGGAVAHGIDKWRKRKG; from the exons ATgctgttttttctctctttcatgtTTATCACAGGCGCCGCCATAGT TGTTCCCGCCAGTGAGGTTAGGGCATCAGCATCATTTCAAG AAAACAAAGAAGAAGCCATAGTAAAAGCAGGCAGGAAACTAGAAGCTCTAGGGCATGTTCTGCAGGGGAAAGTGCCTGAAAGCAAGGCCGACGCACTGCGAGATGTGACTGACGCACTCGAAGCCCTCGCCACTGGAGGCAATGCTTTGGATAAAGAGTCGTCTGAATACTGGGTTGGCGTCATCATTCGTGGAATAGCCGGGGGTGCTGTCGCCCATGGCATTGACAAGTGGAGGAAGAGGAAGGGATAA
- the LOC119178390 gene encoding uncharacterized protein LOC119178390 isoform X2 encodes MCQKFTMKPVMWLTPFALTALTCAAIVVPASEVRASASFQENKEEAIVKAGRKLEALGHVLQGKVPESKADALRDVTDALEALATGGNALDKESSEYWVGVIIRGIAGGAVAHGIDKWRKRKG; translated from the exons ATGTGCCAG AAGTTCACCATGAAGCCTGTTATGTGGCTCACGCCCTTCGCCCTTACAGCGTTAACGT GCGCCGCCATAGT TGTTCCCGCCAGTGAGGTTAGGGCATCAGCATCATTTCAAG AAAACAAAGAAGAAGCCATAGTAAAAGCAGGCAGGAAACTAGAAGCTCTAGGGCATGTTCTGCAGGGGAAAGTGCCTGAAAGCAAGGCCGACGCACTGCGAGATGTGACTGACGCACTCGAAGCCCTCGCCACTGGAGGCAATGCTTTGGATAAAGAGTCGTCTGAATACTGGGTTGGCGTCATCATTCGTGGAATAGCCGGGGGTGCTGTCGCCCATGGCATTGACAAGTGGAGGAAGAGGAAGGGATAA